In the Sus scrofa isolate TJ Tabasco breed Duroc chromosome 6, Sscrofa11.1, whole genome shotgun sequence genome, one interval contains:
- the ANGPTL3 gene encoding angiopoietin-related protein 3 precursor (The RefSeq protein has 3 substitutions, 1 frameshift compared to this genomic sequence), producing the protein MYTIKLFLLIAPLVISSRIDQDSSSLDSVSPEPKSRFAMLDDVKILANGLLQLGHGLKDFVHKTKGQINDIFQKLNIFDQSFYDLSLQTNEIKEEEKELRRTTFKLQVKNEEVKNMSLDLNSKVESLLEEKILLQHKVRYLEDQLTNLIKNQPEIQEHPDITSLKTFVEQQDNSIRDLLQTVEEQYRQLNQQHSQIKEIENQLRRTGTQESTENASKPRVPRTTPSLHLNETRNVEHNDIPADCTVIYNRGDQTSGIYSIRASNSQVFNVYCDVKSGSSWTLIQHRIDGSQNFNETWENYRYGFGRLDGEFWLGLEKIYSIVKQSNYILRIELEDWNDNEYYIEYSFHLGDHETNYTLHLVEIAGNVPNALPEHEDLMFSTWDHKAKGHVNCPESYSGGWWCHDVCGENNLNGIYKKPKAKIKPERRGICWKSQNGRLYSIKSTKMLIHPIDSESSELTKAI; encoded by the exons ATGTACACTATTAAGCTCTTTCTTCTTATTGTTCCTCTAGTTATTTCTTCCAGAATTGACCAAGACTCTTCATCACTTGACTCTGTGTCTCCAGAGCCAAAATCAAGATTTGCTATGTTGGATGATgtaaaaattttagccaatggCCTACTTCAGTTAGGACATGGTCTTAAAGACTTTGTTCATAAGACTAAGGGCCAAATTAATGATATATTTCAAAAACTCAACATATTTGACCAGTCTTTTTATGACTTATCACTGCAAaccaatgaaatcaaagaagaagaaa aacttaGAAGAACTACATTCAAACTGCAAGtcaaaaatgaagaagtaaagAACATGTCACTTGACCTCAACTCAAAAGTTGAAAGTCTCCTTGAAGAAAAAATTCTACTTCAACACAAAGTAAGATATCTGGAAGATCAATTaaccaatttaattaaaaatcaacCTGAAATTCAGGAACACCCGGATATAACTTCACTTAAA ACTTTTGTGGAACAGCAAGACAACAGCATCAGAGACCTTCTTCAGACTGTGGAAGAACAATACAGACAATTAAACCAACAGCACagtcaaataaaagaaatagaaaaccag TTAAGAAGAACTGGTACTCAAGAATCCACAGAAAATGCTTCTAAACCACGAGTACCAAGAACTACTCCCTCTCTTCActtgaatgaaacaaaaaatgtagAACATAATG ACATTCCTGCTGATTGTACTGTCATTTATAACAGAGGCGATCAAACAAGTGGCATCTACTCCATTAGAGCCAGCAACTCTCAAGTATTTAATGTCTACTGTGATGTTAAATCAG GTAGTTCGTGGACATTAATTCAACACCGAATAGATGGATCACAAAACTTCAATGAAACTTGGGAAAACTACAGATATGGTTTTGGGAGGCTTGATG GAGAATTCTGGTTGGGTCTAGAGAAGATATACTCCATAGTAAAGCAATCTAATTACATCTTACGAATTGAGCTAGAGGACTGGAATGACAACGAGTACTATATTGAATATTCTTTTCACTTGGGAGATCATGAAACCAACTATACGCTACATCTAGTTGAGATTGCCGGCAATGTCCCCAATGCACTCCCAGAACACAAAGATTTGATGTTTTCTACTTGGGATCACAAAGCAAAAGGACATGTCAACTGTCCAGAAAGTTATTCAG GAGGCTGGTGGTGCCATGACGTCTGTGgggaaaacaatctaaatggcATCTATAAGaagccaaaagcaaaaattaagcCAGAGAGAAGAGGAATATGCTGGAAGTCTCAAAATGGAAGGTTATACTCTATCAAATCAACCAAAATGTTGATCCATCCAATAGATTCAGAGAGTTCTGAATTAActaaagcaatttaa